From the genome of Geothrix sp. 21YS21S-4, one region includes:
- the rapZ gene encoding RNase adapter RapZ, giving the protein MELIVVTGLSGAGRHSVLGALEDTGCTALDNVPPRLLEPLLELESKLQPGRDRLVVGMDSRQEDFAQEFGPLVERLRMGNIPVQVVFMEADDEILFRRYSETRRPHHLALLGSAGEGIRRERELLAPIRALATTILDTSRMGLSELRQRVAALVPALPTRRTAVRLLSFGFKRGVPPDADVVLDARFLPNPYYVEALKPLTGRDWPVQEYLLECPEFREFLERAESWLRWSLPLVQQEGRAYHTLAIGCTGGQHRSVALVEMLACRLEREVTSLSVRHRELEG; this is encoded by the coding sequence ATGGAACTCATCGTCGTAACGGGCCTTTCGGGAGCCGGGCGCCACTCCGTCCTGGGGGCGCTGGAGGATACCGGCTGCACGGCCCTGGACAACGTCCCGCCCCGCCTTTTGGAGCCCCTGCTGGAACTGGAGTCGAAGCTCCAGCCCGGCCGGGATCGGCTGGTGGTGGGGATGGACAGCCGGCAGGAGGACTTCGCCCAGGAATTCGGCCCCTTGGTCGAGCGCCTGCGGATGGGGAACATCCCGGTGCAGGTGGTCTTCATGGAGGCGGACGACGAGATCCTCTTCCGTCGCTATTCCGAAACCCGCCGGCCCCACCACCTCGCCCTGCTGGGCTCCGCGGGGGAGGGCATCCGCCGGGAGCGGGAGCTGCTGGCGCCCATCCGCGCCCTCGCCACGACCATTCTCGACACCAGCCGGATGGGCCTGTCGGAGCTGCGGCAGCGGGTGGCGGCGCTGGTCCCGGCCCTTCCGACGCGTCGCACCGCCGTGCGGCTCCTCAGCTTCGGGTTCAAGCGCGGTGTGCCGCCGGACGCCGACGTGGTGCTCGACGCCCGCTTCCTGCCCAATCCCTACTACGTGGAGGCCCTCAAGCCCCTCACCGGCCGCGATTGGCCGGTACAGGAGTACCTCCTGGAGTGCCCCGAATTCCGGGAGTTCCTGGAGCGCGCCGAATCCTGGCTCCGCTGGTCCCTTCCGTTGGTCCAGCAGGAGGGCCGCGCCTACCACACGCTGGCGATCGGCTGCACCGGCGGCCAGCACCGCTCCGTGGCCCTGGTGGAGATGCTGGCCTGCCGCCTGGAGCGGGAAGTGACCTCCCTGAGCGTCCGCCACCGGGAACTGGAAGGCTGA
- a CDS encoding saccharopine dehydrogenase family protein — MTHLVILGAGRVGGAMARDLAPDFDVTVADRSEPALARMREAGIAARAANLADPAQVKTAVAEADLAVGAVPGFMGFATAKAILEAGKPLVDISFFDEDCFELDALAKAKNLTAIVDCGVAPGCGNLILGDLSRQWDRIDAFECLVGGLPVVRTWPYEYKAGFSPIDVIEEYTRPARYVKGGRTVTMPALSEPELIDFGGLGTLESFNTDGLRSLIRSFPEIPDMKEKTLRYPGHIEKMRILRETGFFRKSPIPVGDGQVVPLDLATALLFPLWQMEEGDEDFTVMRVAVEGEKGGQRMRRELNLLDRYDPATRTTSMARTTGYTCTAAVRLLAAGGYARKGISPPERVGQEPGAWDFIREELAKRGVVFREG; from the coding sequence ATGACCCACCTCGTCATCCTCGGCGCCGGCCGCGTGGGCGGCGCCATGGCCCGGGACCTGGCGCCGGATTTCGACGTCACCGTGGCCGACCGCTCCGAACCCGCGCTGGCGCGGATGCGGGAGGCCGGCATCGCCGCCCGCGCCGCGAATCTCGCCGATCCCGCCCAGGTGAAGACCGCCGTCGCGGAGGCGGACCTCGCCGTGGGCGCGGTGCCCGGGTTCATGGGCTTCGCCACGGCCAAGGCCATTCTCGAAGCCGGCAAGCCGCTGGTGGACATCTCCTTCTTCGACGAGGACTGCTTCGAGCTGGACGCCCTGGCCAAGGCCAAGAACCTCACCGCCATCGTGGATTGCGGCGTGGCGCCCGGCTGCGGGAACCTCATCCTGGGCGACCTGTCGCGCCAATGGGACCGGATCGACGCCTTCGAGTGCCTGGTGGGCGGACTCCCCGTCGTGCGGACGTGGCCCTACGAATACAAGGCCGGGTTCAGTCCCATCGACGTGATCGAGGAGTACACCCGCCCCGCCCGCTACGTGAAGGGCGGCCGCACGGTGACGATGCCCGCCCTGTCGGAGCCGGAACTGATCGATTTCGGCGGGCTGGGCACCCTCGAATCCTTCAACACCGACGGCCTCCGCAGCCTCATCCGCAGCTTTCCCGAGATCCCCGACATGAAGGAGAAGACCCTGCGCTACCCGGGCCACATCGAGAAGATGCGGATCCTCCGCGAGACGGGCTTCTTCCGCAAGAGCCCGATTCCCGTGGGCGACGGCCAGGTGGTGCCCCTCGATCTGGCGACCGCGCTGCTTTTCCCGCTGTGGCAGATGGAGGAGGGCGACGAGGATTTCACGGTGATGCGCGTGGCTGTGGAGGGCGAGAAGGGCGGCCAGCGGATGCGGCGGGAACTGAACCTCCTGGACCGCTACGATCCCGCCACCCGGACCACCTCCATGGCGCGCACCACCGGCTACACCTGCACCGCCGCCGTGCGCCTTCTCGCCGCCGGTGGCTACGCCCGCAAGGGCATCAGCCCCCCGGAGCGCGTGGGCCAGGAGCCCGGCGCCTGGGACTTCATCCGCGAAGAGCTCGCCAAGCGCGGCGTCGTGTTCCGGGAGGGCTGA
- the proS gene encoding proline--tRNA ligase, with the protein MKQSKLLIQTLRETPRDADVVSQQLMMRAGMIQKVAAGIYSYLPLAFRSIRKFEEIVREELAKDGCQELLMPAVLPAELWQESGRWKFYGDELLRFCDRKAKAELAERRARGEKPDEREFYNFCLGPTHEEAITDIVRKNVRSYKQLPMNLFQIQTKFRDERRPRFGLMRGREFSMKDGYSFHPDDACADRMYWAMFNAYKRIFSRLGVKFRPVEADSGAIGGSFTHEFHVLAGSGEDAILSCDACEYTSNIEKTEAPALPAGDHGKAFELKRDHFSTPGIVGQAEQAAAMKDADHDGMPIAQTSKFFLYRATFADGATQLVGAVLRGDHEVNPVKVKNLLGAAELELMPLEEAEAFTGAKTGFMGPVGLKDVKLLVDRSLEGAVNLTCGANRTDFHHFGLDPARDLPGCAFADLRMAAEGDACTRCGKGHYQAFRGIEVGQVFKLGLKYSKAMSCTFLDEQGKENPMVMGCYGIGITRTVAATIEQNYDADGIVWPWPLAPYHVHVVCLDPANEDVAGVAAQVEKDLEAAGFEVLHDDREGLSPGAKFKDADLLGFPLRLTVGAKGLKDGIVELRDRRTKEVVKLKPEAAVAEVSVARDRLLQELETAGGR; encoded by the coding sequence ATGAAGCAGTCGAAGCTCCTGATCCAGACCCTGCGCGAGACGCCGCGCGACGCCGACGTGGTGAGCCAGCAGCTCATGATGCGGGCGGGGATGATCCAGAAGGTCGCGGCGGGGATCTACAGCTACCTGCCCCTGGCCTTCCGGAGCATCCGGAAGTTCGAGGAGATCGTCCGGGAGGAGCTGGCGAAGGACGGCTGCCAGGAACTGCTGATGCCCGCGGTGCTGCCTGCGGAGCTGTGGCAGGAGAGCGGCCGCTGGAAGTTCTACGGCGACGAGCTGCTCCGCTTCTGCGACCGGAAGGCCAAGGCCGAGCTCGCTGAGCGCCGCGCCCGGGGCGAGAAGCCCGACGAGCGCGAGTTCTACAACTTCTGTTTGGGTCCCACCCACGAAGAGGCGATCACCGACATCGTTCGCAAGAACGTGCGCAGCTACAAGCAGCTGCCCATGAACCTCTTCCAGATCCAGACCAAGTTCCGGGACGAGCGCCGCCCCCGCTTCGGCCTGATGCGGGGCCGGGAATTCAGCATGAAGGACGGCTACTCCTTCCACCCCGACGACGCCTGCGCGGACCGCATGTACTGGGCGATGTTCAACGCCTACAAGCGGATCTTCTCGCGGCTGGGCGTGAAGTTCCGGCCCGTGGAAGCGGACAGCGGCGCCATCGGCGGCAGCTTCACCCACGAGTTCCACGTCCTGGCGGGCAGCGGCGAGGACGCCATCCTCAGCTGCGACGCCTGCGAATACACCTCCAACATCGAGAAGACCGAGGCTCCGGCCCTGCCCGCGGGCGACCATGGGAAGGCCTTCGAGCTGAAGCGCGACCACTTCAGCACCCCCGGGATCGTGGGCCAGGCGGAGCAGGCGGCGGCCATGAAGGACGCCGACCACGACGGCATGCCCATCGCGCAGACCAGCAAGTTCTTCCTCTACCGCGCCACCTTCGCCGATGGGGCCACCCAGCTGGTGGGAGCGGTGCTCCGCGGCGACCACGAGGTCAATCCGGTCAAGGTGAAGAACCTCCTCGGCGCCGCCGAGCTGGAGCTGATGCCCCTGGAGGAGGCCGAGGCCTTCACCGGCGCCAAGACCGGGTTCATGGGGCCTGTGGGTCTCAAGGATGTAAAGCTTCTCGTCGACCGCAGCCTGGAAGGCGCGGTCAACCTCACCTGCGGCGCGAACCGCACGGACTTCCACCACTTCGGGCTCGATCCCGCCCGGGACCTGCCGGGCTGCGCCTTCGCGGACCTGCGGATGGCGGCCGAGGGCGACGCCTGCACCCGCTGCGGGAAGGGCCATTACCAGGCCTTCCGCGGGATCGAAGTGGGCCAGGTCTTCAAGCTGGGCCTGAAGTACTCCAAGGCCATGTCCTGCACCTTCCTCGACGAGCAGGGCAAGGAGAACCCCATGGTGATGGGCTGCTACGGCATCGGGATCACCCGCACCGTGGCCGCGACCATCGAGCAGAACTACGACGCCGACGGCATCGTCTGGCCCTGGCCCCTGGCGCCCTACCACGTCCACGTGGTCTGCCTGGATCCCGCCAATGAGGACGTGGCCGGCGTGGCCGCGCAGGTGGAGAAGGATCTGGAGGCCGCGGGCTTCGAGGTGCTCCACGACGACCGCGAGGGCCTCAGCCCCGGCGCCAAGTTCAAGGACGCGGACCTCCTCGGCTTCCCCCTGCGCCTCACCGTCGGCGCCAAGGGGCTGAAGGACGGCATCGTGGAACTGCGCGACCGCCGCACCAAGGAAGTCGTCAAGCTCAAGCCCGAAGCCGCCGTGGCGGAGGTTTCCGTGGCCCGGGACCGCCTGCTCCAGGAGCTGGAGACGGCCGGGGGGCGGTGA
- the secA gene encoding preprotein translocase subunit SecA — protein sequence MLDTLLKKLIGSKNDRELKRLWAKVQDINALEPAISVLSDDELKAKTPYFKEKLANGATLDEILPEAFAVAREASKRVLKMRHFDVQLVGGMVLHEGKVSEMRTGEGKTLTATLPLYLNALAGKGAHLVTVNDYLARRDAEWMGRLYTWLGLSIGIIQHGLDDQQRRDAYGCDITYATNNELGFDYLRDNMKWDLEEFTQRGFHFAIVDEVDSILIDEARTPLIIAGSSEEDTSKYFRIDAVVPKLQKEEDYKVDEKDRQVMLTDGGIHRAEQLLGVANLYDPGSIETLHGLNQALLAHNLYRLDVDYMVRPKEDGKGMEVVIVDEFTGRLMPGRRWSNGLHQAIEAKEGVEVNAENQTLATVTFQNFFRMYAKLGGMTGTAETEATELHSIYKLDVIIVPTNMPMVRRDFADTVYATRAGKKKAIVEEIKDLHTKGQPVLVGTASIESSEDLAEALKAARIPHVVLNAKHHEREAEIVAQAGRKGAVTIATNMAGRGTDIILGGNPEGLARLEAKKKDIALYDEEGLETPEFTALVDRMREQTAAEHEEVVSLGGLHILGTERHESRRIDNQLRGRAGRQGDPGSSRFYLSLEDDLMRIFGGERIKNLMGAMGMNDDEPIEAGMVTRAIERSQKRVETHHFEIRKHLLEYDDVMNKQRIFFYGLRTEILKGNTKDYVLQVAGEIAEGICNDFLADKGERDLPGFRERVEQLFAITGEEVEAVGQLPQAQATEALSVLVKRVYEGKDERLGGDGMRSYERWSILQIIDAAWKRHLLVMDHLKEAIGFRGYGQKDPLVEYKRESFEYFEQMRFGYEDEIISYLYRVEPQPAYVPDDDFFRVPAETIELGPDEQGNAPEGIQRVLRFTAGGLED from the coding sequence ATGCTCGATACCCTCCTGAAGAAACTCATCGGCTCCAAGAACGACCGCGAGCTGAAGCGCCTGTGGGCCAAGGTCCAGGACATCAACGCCCTGGAGCCCGCGATCTCCGTCCTCAGCGACGATGAGCTCAAGGCCAAGACGCCTTACTTCAAGGAGAAGCTGGCGAACGGCGCCACCCTGGACGAGATCCTGCCCGAGGCCTTCGCCGTGGCCCGGGAGGCCTCCAAGCGCGTGCTCAAGATGCGGCACTTCGACGTGCAGCTCGTGGGCGGCATGGTCCTCCACGAGGGCAAGGTCTCCGAGATGCGCACGGGTGAGGGCAAGACCCTGACCGCGACCCTGCCGCTCTACCTGAACGCCCTGGCGGGGAAGGGCGCCCACCTGGTCACCGTGAACGACTACCTGGCCCGCCGCGACGCCGAATGGATGGGCCGGCTCTACACGTGGCTGGGCCTCAGCATCGGGATCATCCAGCACGGGCTGGACGATCAGCAGCGCCGCGACGCCTACGGCTGCGACATCACCTATGCCACCAACAACGAGCTGGGCTTCGACTACCTCCGCGACAACATGAAGTGGGACCTGGAGGAGTTCACCCAGCGCGGCTTCCACTTCGCCATCGTGGACGAGGTGGACTCGATCCTGATCGACGAGGCCCGCACGCCGCTGATCATCGCCGGGAGCAGCGAGGAGGACACCTCCAAATACTTCCGGATCGACGCCGTGGTTCCCAAGCTGCAGAAGGAAGAGGATTACAAGGTGGACGAGAAGGACCGCCAGGTGATGCTCACCGACGGCGGGATCCACCGCGCGGAGCAGCTCCTCGGCGTGGCCAACCTCTACGATCCGGGCAGCATCGAGACCCTGCACGGCCTCAACCAGGCCCTGCTGGCCCACAACCTCTACCGCCTGGACGTGGACTACATGGTCCGCCCCAAGGAGGACGGCAAGGGCATGGAAGTGGTCATCGTGGACGAGTTCACGGGCCGTCTGATGCCGGGCCGCCGCTGGTCCAACGGCCTCCACCAGGCCATCGAGGCCAAGGAGGGCGTGGAGGTCAACGCCGAGAACCAGACCCTCGCCACCGTCACCTTCCAGAACTTCTTCCGGATGTACGCCAAGCTGGGGGGCATGACCGGCACCGCCGAGACCGAGGCGACGGAGCTGCACTCCATCTACAAGCTGGACGTGATCATCGTTCCCACGAACATGCCCATGGTCCGCCGGGACTTCGCGGACACGGTCTACGCCACCCGCGCCGGAAAGAAGAAGGCCATCGTCGAAGAGATCAAGGATCTCCACACCAAGGGCCAGCCGGTCCTGGTGGGCACCGCCAGCATCGAGAGCAGCGAGGACCTGGCCGAGGCACTGAAGGCCGCCCGCATCCCCCACGTCGTGCTCAACGCGAAGCACCACGAGCGGGAAGCGGAGATCGTGGCCCAGGCGGGGCGCAAGGGCGCCGTCACCATCGCCACCAACATGGCGGGCCGCGGCACGGACATCATCCTGGGCGGCAACCCCGAGGGCCTGGCCCGGCTCGAAGCCAAGAAGAAGGACATCGCCCTCTACGACGAAGAGGGCCTCGAGACGCCCGAATTCACCGCCCTCGTGGACCGGATGCGCGAGCAGACCGCGGCCGAGCACGAGGAAGTGGTCTCCCTCGGGGGGCTGCACATCCTGGGCACGGAGCGCCACGAGAGCCGCCGCATCGACAACCAGCTCCGCGGCCGCGCCGGCCGCCAGGGCGATCCCGGCTCCAGCCGCTTCTACCTGTCCCTAGAGGACGACCTGATGCGGATCTTCGGCGGCGAGCGGATCAAGAACCTCATGGGCGCCATGGGCATGAACGACGACGAGCCCATCGAGGCGGGCATGGTCACCCGCGCCATCGAGCGCAGCCAGAAACGCGTGGAGACCCACCACTTCGAGATCCGCAAGCACCTGCTCGAGTACGACGACGTCATGAACAAGCAGCGCATCTTCTTCTACGGGCTGCGCACGGAGATCCTCAAGGGCAACACCAAGGACTACGTGCTCCAGGTCGCGGGGGAGATCGCGGAAGGCATCTGCAACGACTTCCTGGCGGACAAGGGCGAGCGCGACCTCCCGGGCTTCCGCGAGCGCGTGGAGCAGCTTTTCGCCATCACCGGCGAGGAGGTCGAGGCCGTGGGCCAGCTGCCCCAGGCTCAGGCCACCGAGGCGCTCTCCGTCCTGGTGAAGCGGGTCTATGAGGGCAAGGACGAGCGGCTGGGCGGCGACGGAATGCGTAGCTACGAGCGCTGGTCCATCCTCCAGATCATCGACGCGGCCTGGAAGCGGCACCTCCTGGTCATGGACCACCTGAAGGAAGCCATCGGCTTCCGCGGCTACGGCCAGAAGGATCCCCTCGTCGAATACAAGCGAGAGAGCTTCGAATACTTCGAGCAGATGCGCTTCGGCTACGAGGACGAAATCATCTCCTACCTCTACCGCGTGGAACCGCAGCCTGCCTACGTTCCTGACGACGACTTCTTCCGCGTTCCCGCCGAGACCATCGAACTGGGCCCCGACGAGCAGGGGAACGCTCCCGAGGGGATCCAGCGCGTCCTGCGTTTCACCGCGGGCGGGCTTGAGGACTGA
- the ndk gene encoding nucleoside-diphosphate kinase yields the protein MALERTFAIVKPDAVKDGHVGEIVTAIEQSGLKIVGLKLTRLTPAICQGFYHEHVGKGFYAELEAFMTEGPVALMVLEGENAILRWRDLMGATNPANAAEGSLRKRFGANIGRNATHGSDKPESAQFEVSYFFNAFEQF from the coding sequence ATGGCCCTTGAGCGCACCTTCGCCATCGTCAAGCCCGACGCCGTCAAGGACGGCCACGTCGGCGAGATCGTCACCGCCATCGAGCAGAGCGGCCTCAAGATCGTGGGCCTCAAGCTGACGCGGCTCACGCCCGCCATCTGCCAGGGCTTCTACCACGAGCACGTGGGCAAGGGCTTCTACGCCGAGCTGGAGGCCTTCATGACGGAAGGTCCCGTGGCCCTGATGGTGCTGGAGGGCGAGAACGCCATCCTGCGCTGGCGCGACCTGATGGGCGCCACCAACCCCGCCAACGCCGCCGAAGGCAGCCTCCGCAAGCGCTTCGGCGCCAACATCGGCCGCAACGCCACCCACGGCAGCGACAAGCCGGAGAGCGCCCAGTTCGAGGTCAGCTACTTCTTCAACGCCTTCGAGCAGTTCTGA